A section of the Humulus lupulus chromosome 2, drHumLupu1.1, whole genome shotgun sequence genome encodes:
- the LOC133813901 gene encoding alkane hydroxylase MAH1-like has protein sequence MALEIRFAEMLAVAMVLLIICFFSAIGRPVFGMWPKLLRNVPRLHDYATEFLRQHDLTIEFKGPWFANLDFIITCDPRNIQHILITNFANYPKGPEFKEAFEALGDGILNVDSDLWRLQRKMFQSWSRQHRKFDSFVARTIQQKVVNDLIPFLDRVSDTKTQVMLFIYYITILVICIITNVFFLVDLQEAFQCMVTFESAMLLIFGLDPDHHSFKFSKVEYQKAFDDIQEATLCRHFLPESWWKLQRWLQVGYERKLTKARGVFDEFMYQCISIKRKDLYQSCESQNKEQFVNSNDLMTLYMEEKEKPYSDQFLKDVALNFVAAARDTLTAGLSWFFYLVATHPTIEAKILEEMKENLPTVDDDHDDNKHRFFDVEELSKLVYLQATLYETLRLYPSVPLNHKTVAEPDILPSGHRVERKTRVLMSYYAMGRMEKIWGKDCLEFKPERWISEQGGFVYIPSHKYTVFNAGPRSCLGKDMALIQMKVLATAILRNFSLQVVEGHPVSPKTTVTLHMKHGLKVWVFKRSA, from the exons TCTAGAAATTAGGTTCGCAGAGATGCTTGCAGTGGCCATGGTGCTACTTATAATTTGCTTTTTCAGTGCAATTGGCCGGCCAGTCTTCGGCATGTGGCCAAAACTTCTTCGAAATGTTCCACGCCTACATGACTACGCAACTGAGTTTCTAAGACAACACGATCTCACGATTGAGTTCAAAGGCCCCTGGTTTGCTAATTTAGATTTCATTATCACTTGCGATCCTCGTAATATTCAGCATATCCTTATCACAAACTTTGCCAATTATCCAAAGGGGCCTGAATTTAAAGAGGCGTTTGAAGCTCTGGGCGATGGGATTTTGAATGTCGATTCAGATTTGTGGAGACTTCAAAGAAAGATGTTTCAGTCGTGGAGCAGACAACATAGAAAATTCGACTCTTTTGTCGCAAGAACTATACAACAAAAGGTGGTAAATGATCTGATCCCGTTTCTTGATCGAGTCTCGGACACAAAAACTCAGGTTATGCTATTTATTTATTACATTACTATTTTAGTTATATGCATTATAACTAACGTATTTTTTTTA GTTGACTTACAAGAAGCATTCCAATGCATGGTCACCTTCGAAAGTGCAATGTTGCTGATTTTCGGGCTTGATCCGGATCACCATTCTTTTAAATTCTCCAAAGTGGAATACCAAAAGGCATTCGACGACATTCAAGAGGCTACCCTTTGTCGACACTTTCTACCGGAAAGTTGGTGGAAGTTGCAGAGGTGGCTTCAAGTTGGGTATGAGAGAAAGTTAACAAAAGCAAGAGGAGTCTTTGATGAATTCATGTATCAATGCATCTCGATAAAACGGAAGGACTTATATCAAAGTTGTGAAAGCCAAAATAAAGAACAATTTGTCAACTCTAATGACTTGATGACACTTTAcatggaagaaaaagaaaaaccctACTCCGACCAATTTCTGAAGGATGTCGCATTGAATTTTGTAGCAGCAGCAAGGGACACCTTAACTGCGGGTCTTAGTTGGTTTTTCTATCTCGTAGCTACTCACCCAACTATAGAAGCAAAAATTTtagaagaaatgaaagaaaatttaCCCACCGTAGATGATGATCATGACGATAACAAGCATAGATTTTTTGATGTGGAGGAGTTAAGTAAGTTGGTTTATTTACAAGCAACATTGTATGAGACACTGAGACTATACCCCTCGGTGCCCTTGAATCACAAAACTGTTGCTGAACCAGACATTCTCCCTAGTGGTCACCGGGTAGAACGAAAGACTAGAGTTTTGATGTCCTATTACGCTATGGGAAGGATGGAAAAAATATGGGGTAAAGACTGTTTAGAGTTCAAGCCCGAGAGATGGATATCAGAGCAAGGTGGATTTGTGTATATACCATCTCACAAGTACACTGTGTTTAATGCTGGACCTAGGTCTTGCTTGGGTAAAGACATGGCTTTGATCCAAATGAAAGTACTTGCAACTGCCATCCTTAGGAATTTTAGTCTTCAAGTGGTGGAAGGGCATCCTGTCTCTCCAAAAACTACTGTCACTCTTCACATGAAACATGGTCTTAAAGTTTGGGTTTTCAAAAGAAGTGCCTAA
- the LOC133817234 gene encoding uncharacterized protein LOC133817234 isoform X2, with protein MYESTASTTVESNPTPKRIRSRRRKLNHGRQFLSDREFHSDEESNSPRPIPRRRTPILSDPHVRMAMYVAMAHAGLALSLALLYGVTKLLEGYWRPIQWAILCSMPLRELRMALVSFWSRSLSLGLFETLIAVPVAALRAATDSVVNSQAACFGFLRQSETRSREKVGFFKLVQWLISFALFIIVYEYIGLVSVPVFSIACLTVYFMGSRTITNAGVRTSLSALSSFRRGGRKFLKKNSLGSKVGGYITCWMLNRLKTMVGIGLIMCMILGSVFGLVFFSYKIAMEGKDAVISVKTHLKESNYAERIGVTQWMYDNHIPELIDNYTMNFYDGVSQNINSLAAHYNVTEIVDSLRHYLNSPSPSPVISSTSTVSVGVEALTLSEKLNKIGSKLRNSEWRVIYREVDGVFRDLISLISREELMEKIKLLFLQSLDKSRRLLASGTTVLAGGVNFLVFMAVSIVSGAAGLMNFISGFMVFLWLLYYLITTESGGVMDHVLEMLPLSRSTRARCAHVLDQAVSSVLLAAAKICGGCSFDSNSSTNFGIWNNRYTG; from the exons ATGTACGAATCCACAGCCTCAACCACCGTCGAAAGTAATCCGACACCGAAGCGAATTCGAAGCCGGCGAAGGAAGCTCAACCATGGTCGCCAATTCCTTTCTGATCGTGAATTTCATTCGGACGAAGAGAGTAATTCCCCGCGGCCTATTCCGAGGCGGCGAACGCCGATCCTGAGTGATCCGCACGTGCGGATGGCAATGTATGTGGCCATGGCGCATGCAGGGCTGGCGCTCTCGTTGGCCTTGCTCTACGGCGTTACGAAGCTTCTAGAAGGCTACTGGAGGCCAATTCAATGGGCAATTCTCTGTTCCATGCCGCTTCGGGAGCTCCGTATGGCTCTCGTCTCTTTCTGGTCTCGTTCGCTCAGTCTCGGTCTTTTTGAGACCCTAATTGCCGTCCCAGTCGCCGCCCTGCGCGCTGCCACAGACTCCGTAGTCAACTCCCAAGCTGCATGCTTTGGCTTCCTTCGTCAGTCGGAGACTCGGAGTAGAGAAAAGGTTGGGTTCTTCAAGCTCGTTCAATGGCTAATCTCTTTTGCGTTATTCATAATTGTGTACGAGTATATAGGTCTGGTTTCTGTTCCAGTGTTTTCCATAGCTTGCTTGACTGTGTATTTTATGGGTTCTAGAACTATAACGAATGCGGGTGTAAGAACATCGCTTTCTGCACTCTCGTCTTTTCGACGTGGTGGGAGAAAATTTCTCAAGAAAAACTCGTTGGGTAGCAAGGTAGGTGGCTACATTACTTGCTGGATGCTCAATAGATTAAAGACGATGGTTGGGATCGGTTTGATCATGTGTATGATTCTGGGTTCTGTGTTTGGGCTTGTTTTCTTTTCTTATAAAATTGCTATGGAAGGAAAGGATGCTGTGATATCTGTGAAAACCCATTTGAAGGAAAGTAATTATGCAGAGAGAATTGGAGTTACACAGTGGATGTATGATAATCATATTCCTGAATTGATTGATAATTACACAATGAATTTTTACGATGGTGTTTCGCAGAACATTAATTCTTTGGCAGCACATTACAATGTGACAGAGATTGTTGACAGTCTTAGACATTACTTGAATAGTCCATCCCCGAGTCCAGTAATTTCTAGTACAAGCACTGTCTCTGTTGGAGTTGAAGCTCTGACTCTATCTGAAAAGTTGAACAAAATTGGATCAAAGCTGAGGAACAGTGAGTGGAGAGTGATTTATAGAGAGGTTGATGGTGTGTTTAGAGACTTGATATCTTTAATTAGTCGAGAGGAATTGATGGAGAAAATTAAATTACTTTTTCTCCAAAGTCTAGATAAGTCTAGGCGATTACTAGCTAGTGGGACTACTGTGTTGGCTGGAGGTGTGAACTTCTTGGTCTTTATGGCTGTGTCAATTGTCTCAGGAGCTGCAGGATTAATGAACTTCATTTCTGGATTCATGGTGTTTTTGTGGCTACTCTATTATCTCATTACTACTGAGTCCGGTGGTGTCATGGACCATGTTCTTGAAATGCTGCCACTTTCTAGGTCCACAAGAGCTCGTTGTGCCCATGTTCTTGACCAAGCTGTTAGTAGTGTTTTATTGGCTGCAGCCAAG ATATGTGGAGGCTGTTCTTTTGACAGCAATTCATCAACTAATTTTGGAATATGGAACAATCGCTATACAGGATGA
- the LOC133817234 gene encoding uncharacterized protein LOC133817234 isoform X1 produces the protein MYESTASTTVESNPTPKRIRSRRRKLNHGRQFLSDREFHSDEESNSPRPIPRRRTPILSDPHVRMAMYVAMAHAGLALSLALLYGVTKLLEGYWRPIQWAILCSMPLRELRMALVSFWSRSLSLGLFETLIAVPVAALRAATDSVVNSQAACFGFLRQSETRSREKVGFFKLVQWLISFALFIIVYEYIGLVSVPVFSIACLTVYFMGSRTITNAGVRTSLSALSSFRRGGRKFLKKNSLGSKVGGYITCWMLNRLKTMVGIGLIMCMILGSVFGLVFFSYKIAMEGKDAVISVKTHLKESNYAERIGVTQWMYDNHIPELIDNYTMNFYDGVSQNINSLAAHYNVTEIVDSLRHYLNSPSPSPVISSTSTVSVGVEALTLSEKLNKIGSKLRNSEWRVIYREVDGVFRDLISLISREELMEKIKLLFLQSLDKSRRLLASGTTVLAGGVNFLVFMAVSIVSGAAGLMNFISGFMVFLWLLYYLITTESGGVMDHVLEMLPLSRSTRARCAHVLDQAVSSVLLAAAKVTFFQGCLTYLLFRFYKIHFLYMSTFLALMSAVFPITPAWLSSIPAAVQLAMEARYVEAVLLTAIHQLILEYGTIAIQDEIPGQNAYLTGLSMLGGIALFPSILEGAIMGPLLMTVMIALKNLYAEFVLSSADETDIDLCCK, from the exons ATGTACGAATCCACAGCCTCAACCACCGTCGAAAGTAATCCGACACCGAAGCGAATTCGAAGCCGGCGAAGGAAGCTCAACCATGGTCGCCAATTCCTTTCTGATCGTGAATTTCATTCGGACGAAGAGAGTAATTCCCCGCGGCCTATTCCGAGGCGGCGAACGCCGATCCTGAGTGATCCGCACGTGCGGATGGCAATGTATGTGGCCATGGCGCATGCAGGGCTGGCGCTCTCGTTGGCCTTGCTCTACGGCGTTACGAAGCTTCTAGAAGGCTACTGGAGGCCAATTCAATGGGCAATTCTCTGTTCCATGCCGCTTCGGGAGCTCCGTATGGCTCTCGTCTCTTTCTGGTCTCGTTCGCTCAGTCTCGGTCTTTTTGAGACCCTAATTGCCGTCCCAGTCGCCGCCCTGCGCGCTGCCACAGACTCCGTAGTCAACTCCCAAGCTGCATGCTTTGGCTTCCTTCGTCAGTCGGAGACTCGGAGTAGAGAAAAGGTTGGGTTCTTCAAGCTCGTTCAATGGCTAATCTCTTTTGCGTTATTCATAATTGTGTACGAGTATATAGGTCTGGTTTCTGTTCCAGTGTTTTCCATAGCTTGCTTGACTGTGTATTTTATGGGTTCTAGAACTATAACGAATGCGGGTGTAAGAACATCGCTTTCTGCACTCTCGTCTTTTCGACGTGGTGGGAGAAAATTTCTCAAGAAAAACTCGTTGGGTAGCAAGGTAGGTGGCTACATTACTTGCTGGATGCTCAATAGATTAAAGACGATGGTTGGGATCGGTTTGATCATGTGTATGATTCTGGGTTCTGTGTTTGGGCTTGTTTTCTTTTCTTATAAAATTGCTATGGAAGGAAAGGATGCTGTGATATCTGTGAAAACCCATTTGAAGGAAAGTAATTATGCAGAGAGAATTGGAGTTACACAGTGGATGTATGATAATCATATTCCTGAATTGATTGATAATTACACAATGAATTTTTACGATGGTGTTTCGCAGAACATTAATTCTTTGGCAGCACATTACAATGTGACAGAGATTGTTGACAGTCTTAGACATTACTTGAATAGTCCATCCCCGAGTCCAGTAATTTCTAGTACAAGCACTGTCTCTGTTGGAGTTGAAGCTCTGACTCTATCTGAAAAGTTGAACAAAATTGGATCAAAGCTGAGGAACAGTGAGTGGAGAGTGATTTATAGAGAGGTTGATGGTGTGTTTAGAGACTTGATATCTTTAATTAGTCGAGAGGAATTGATGGAGAAAATTAAATTACTTTTTCTCCAAAGTCTAGATAAGTCTAGGCGATTACTAGCTAGTGGGACTACTGTGTTGGCTGGAGGTGTGAACTTCTTGGTCTTTATGGCTGTGTCAATTGTCTCAGGAGCTGCAGGATTAATGAACTTCATTTCTGGATTCATGGTGTTTTTGTGGCTACTCTATTATCTCATTACTACTGAGTCCGGTGGTGTCATGGACCATGTTCTTGAAATGCTGCCACTTTCTAGGTCCACAAGAGCTCGTTGTGCCCATGTTCTTGACCAAGCTGTTAGTAGTGTTTTATTGGCTGCAGCCAAGGTTACTTTCTTTCAAGGCTGTCTAACATATCTTTTGTTCAGATTCTATAAGATTCATTTCCTATATATGTCTACTTTTTTGGCGCTTATGAGTGCTGTTTTTCCCATAACTCCTGCTTGGCTCTCATCTATTCCGGCTGCGGTGCAATTGGCCATGGAAGCAAGATATGTGGAGGCTGTTCTTTTGACAGCAATTCATCAACTAATTTTGGAATATGGAACAATCGCTATACAGGATGAGATCCCAGGACAGAATGCCTATTTGACAGGGCTGAGCATGCTTGGTGGAATCGCACTGTTTCCATCAATTTTGGAA GGAGCAATTATGGGACCATTACTGATGACAGTGATGATCGCCTTGAAAAATCTTTATGCGGAGTTTGTCCTCTCTTCTGCGGATGAAACTGACATTGATCTATGTTGTAAG TAA